In Brachyhypopomus gauderio isolate BG-103 chromosome 2, BGAUD_0.2, whole genome shotgun sequence, the DNA window GGTAGCTTACCCAATAATGCCCTTtttaaccgtgtgtgtgtgcgagagagagagaatgtattAATGCCCCCCATCTGAAGGCTTTACCTGGCTAAAAACTGTTTAattacatgtgtatatatagaaAGTGAACATATTGATTATTCATCTATCATACAGTAGTTTTTTCCTGCTTTGTTTGATTCAAAGGTATTTTCTTATAGGTTTTTAAACTTGTGTTCATGGACGTGAATAAATTGTAGATTCATTGTTTATGAAATCGGTGTGCACTTGAACATGTGCTTTTTATTGGctccttttattttttttaaactccTAAAGTTTTTGTGCCAAGATATATGACTGTTTTGTAATATGTTCTCAGTACTTCAGTCTTGGTCAGTGTTGTCAAGAATTGATGCACTTTACATTGTAATGTTCTCCAAGCcattttaaaaataagattttaCCACAACTGAAagtgtgtataatatatattataaatacaaTTATAGGTTAGcagttcattaaaaaaaaatgttagttTGGCTCTAAATGCTATGCAGACACAACCTCtgattaaattattatattgtttaattGTTAGGACTGTGTAGGCTAATGAGTGAGTTCTTAGAAGAAGTGTCTAGTCCCAGATGCAGGAAGGTCAAAACCCCACAACTTCTCATCCACCTAGGATGCTCATTTTGAAGATTCTGATGTAGGCTGAGAATTGAGGATAAGAAAATCATAAATATATTCCAGCTTTGTAGTTAACCTTTGGCTTTACCATTAAAAATACttaatacaaacaaacaaacaaaatcctCCCAATGCTGGCTAGTGGCTGAGGCTTCCTGTCTCGCTCCTGTCAGTTAACTGAGGTAAGCCTGTGCCTTTTAATGGCTGTTTGAATTAACATGGGCATCAGACTGTATCTACAGGTAAGACATCACCTAAGCAATACTGCATCGtgttccctctcctccccttctcacTGTCTCCTGGTTTTGTCGCTTTTCCCCCCACTCcattctgtctttttctccctctcttcttccaTCCCTTCTACGTTTCATTTTACCACTTTAGCTGCCTACAAGCACGCAGATGGCAAAAAGATTGATGGGCGGCGAGTGCTGGTGGATGTGGAGAGAGGTCGCACTGTGAAAGGATGGCACCCCCGCAGGCTGGGTAAGGAACTGCATCTGGCAAATATTGGTTACTGTCCTGGTTTTAACCAGCCTTTTCTGGGATTAACTGGTTTTTATATATAGCTGGGATTTTTATATAGCTTTAAGTTGAGTAAATATTTAAGCAATTACAAAAATGTCTGATTGTGACTTTGATTGTTCAAGTAGTTCCTCTAATTTCTTTCCAAGGCGGGGGTCTGGGTGGTACCCGGAGAGGTGGCGCAGACGTTAACATCAAGCACTCTGGCAGAGACGACACCTCCCGTTATGATGACAGACCCAttgggaggtgagtgtgtgtgcgccacTCCGGCCTGATTTCACCCCCTCTTCCTGGTAAAGCTCGTCTTGACCGTCTGTCCTTCCTGTTGTGTTGCAGTGACCGCGACCGTGACCGTGGAGAACGGCGTGAGCGGAGCCGTGAGCGCGAGCGGGACAAGGAGCGCGGTGAACGCCGGCGCTCCCGATCCAGGGAGAGGCGCAGGCGAACACGCTCCCGGGAGCGCGAGAGGCCAGTGCCACCGGTCCCCGAGGAGCCGGGCAGCGGCCGTCGCAGGGAGAGGGAGCGGGACAGGGGGGGCGAGGCCGAGGGCAAGAGCCGGGAGAGGAGTCGTGACCGCGAGCGAGATCGCGAGCGCAAGAGGAGGAGCCGGAGCAGGGACAGGAGGAGGGAcagggagagggggaagggTGGCGAGGAGGGCGTGGGCGGCCTGCCCGACGGCATgatgggagagggaggggagagaggccAGGAAGAGCCGAGCGGGGGTGAGCCTGGGCGGGGCGAAGAGGGAGGCCCGGAGGGAGAGGAGCGAGGGAGGGACCGGGACAGGGAGAGGGACCGAGACCGTGACAGGAAGCGTAGCCACAGGGATAAAGACAGAGACcgagacagggagaggagacGGGACCGAGACAGAGATCGCGAACACAAACGGGACAGGGGGGATCGTGAGCGGGGCGGGGAGCGGCGGGAGGACAGGCACGCTCCGCTGCTGCCCCCTATGGGTGATCATGAAGGATTGGGTaatggaggagaggaaggggaggagtctgTCCCGCCACAATCTGAGGAAGGCTCCCAGGACGGGATGGGGATGATGATGGACCAAGACTCCATGCAGTCTGGGGAAGGCTACGGCTCCAACGAAAATGGATACAGGATGGACATGCAGGGTGATGAATATTAGTCACATTAACCAGATGGGCTTCGAGTATATACCAAGGTCATCACATGCAGTATATGTGGGGAAtttgggtttgttttttttttttttgtatgttttttgttttgctagTCCCCTCTTGGTCCACAAGGCCTTGGAGCTTCTGTCCCTGTGGTGACACTGTCCACGTGGAAAGTGAGAGCATCTTTAATGTACAACTAGGTCTGAGAGCACGGCCTCTACAACGAGCAAATGTCTTGAGGTTTGAAGTAGGAGCAGCTGAACTGCAGTCAGCCTTtatttgttttgggtttttgttttattttttctttggggaggagggggttccagaatcaaattaacatggCATAGATTGTATGAAAACGGGTCATGGACTCATGAATTTCCTTTTTCAACCCTTCAGCTGTAGTGCTGTATTGATAAAAACATTCACTGCTGTGCTTGTTTGCTCACGCGCAGTATAAATGTTTTATACACTTATACAACACTTACACCTGATTTAAATGGGCTAAATGTAATGATTGACTTCATTGCCCCCCGGTCCACTGCAAGAATCATTTCAAGGTAAGGTGCTTTGATGGGTAAGATGTAGACTGTTGTATATTTTATTTCTCTATTTTTGACTCGTCGGTTGCTGAAATGCTCGGTTGTATGTTCTGTTCGCATTCCCTTACGTTGTGGATCATTTAGCAACGTCCCCTCTGTCAACGAGACAATTTGCTGTTCAATAACTTGCCATAGATTGACAACTTtcccttttgtttttttttttttttttttttttcggcattCTGTTTTGCATCTTTCTCTTTTAATAAATAATCCCTTTTTTAAATTGACCTCCATGACTTGTCTTGTATGCACTTTATTCGAGTTAGAATAACGAACCggatttttttttgtctcttaCGTAGAATGTTGCGTAACTCAATAAGGCGAGACTCGGCGCACGCGGACACGCCACTTGGCACGCGCGCTCGTTTGCTCTTCCCACCCGGCTGCGCGAGCGTTACTAAACCACGGCCAGTTTGGTACTACAGCTGAATTCGTGCTACTGTACTGGCACAGGCATCGCTCCGGTCTTCACCGCAGTGTTAAACGAGTATCTTAATGATGTCATCGTATTATCATACGGGAAAGGAGGCGGACATGGCGGCTATGACGGAACCACTGTGTTTAGAAAGAGGTAGGCTAATCCTGCAATGAAATATTTAATTAGCTCCTTGGACGTTATAACTGAGTATAATACTAAGAATATGAACCGGGAATCCCGTCTTTGGTATTTATTTACTTGTTGTATTTAGCGGGTACTAGTTTGGAATGGTGGTCACTTGTGACCTGGGCATGAAGTAGCCATAGGATGAATGGACACCGCCTGCACATCATTCGCAGTGTTCACCCTACCTACGTGTGACCGCTTTGTTCTCCCGGTGAACATGCCGTGTTATACATGTTCCTAATGACATTAGCTATATTAAATGTTAACAGTTCGCATGGATTCTGTACCTGGTATAATTAACACGGTTTACGTGGCTCTTATCTGGCTAATCGCCTCCACATTTAGATTGCCTACTAGATTAGTTCTTCCTTTCCAGTAATTTTCTTGCCCCTATAAACACGTGCATTTGACTGTGGACCTATAAAATGCATTCAATCTTTGCATTAAAAAACAATCTTCATTTCCATCTTCCAATATTTCCATTCCATGTGTATGATGGCAGTGTTGGCCTCACACTTCCTGCTCTGTGGTCTTTGGCCCAGATGTGTGTAGAGTGATTGAGCTGTTGGACCGTCTGCAAAGGAGTGGCGAACTGCCGCCCCCCAAGCTGCAGGCCCTGCAGAGAGTCCTCCAGAGCAAGTTCTGTGCTGCCATCAGAGAGGTGGGCTTCCCGCACCGCCCATGcccacacacctgctgctgCGATGCTCTGGCCTTCCACAGAGAATTCTGCTTCACAGTTCTTTATTTATCCTCAAACAAGCACTATTTGTCTTTAAAGACGATGTCCAATCCAACAGGTCCTTGGTTATTTGGGACTTTGTCCTCTAAACCTGCTTTTTGGCTGCCCTTAATTATGCTATTGTTATCCTCTTTAAGATGTTGGATGCTCCCCATTAGACTCCCATGTGGGTGGGAGAGGTTTTAAATGCAGGGAACGAGTCACTGATATGGCTGCAGTGTTCTATCTTTATTCCACACCTCCACAGGCACCTGCCACCGCCTCTTCTGACAGCGTGTCTCCCATCTCTCAAATTGCCCTTTCACTATGACTTGCAACTTGTAGCACTAGGGCAATTTTGAGTTCATCATTGTTTACAGCTGAAAGGGTTGTGCACAAGCACAAGACAGATATTACACTTTACTAACCAGTGCAgaaggtccacacacacacactagctaatTCCCTGCCCCTGCCTGGATGACTGACCACACTCAAACCTACACCATCCAGCTGTCTTTTATGGGTCCAAATtgcctttctgtctctcccccctAATAGGTATATGAACAGCTCTACGACACCTTGGACATTGTGGGTGGACCTGAGGTTCGTGCTCAGGCAACAGCTAAGGCAAATCTTTCACtgcagtatttttgtataaaAAAGTATAGAAGCTTTACTACAGAAGTAAATATAGGCTTCATAGCCAAAGGTGAAATGTCATTGTGAATGTGAAATCAATGCCAATAAATGATGCATCCATAGAACGTTTAGAATGCACGTATAAGCCAGTCTATACTTATGACCATGAAAACCTGAGTTGGTCCTCTTATATAGATTGTACATATAGGGCCTATTGG includes these proteins:
- the snrnp70 gene encoding U1 small nuclear ribonucleoprotein 70 kDa, which translates into the protein MTQFLPPNLLALFAPRDPIPFLPQLEKLPHEKHHNQPYSGIAPFIKHFEDPRDAPPPTRAETREERLERKRREKMERRQIVVEEELKLWDPHNDPNAQGDAFKTLFVARINYDTTESKLRREFEVYGPIKRIYIVYNKRTGKPRGYAFIEYEHERDMHSAYKHADGKKIDGRRVLVDVERGRTVKGWHPRRLGGGLGGTRRGGADVNIKHSGRDDTSRYDDRPIGSDRDRDRGERRERSRERERDKERGERRRSRSRERRRRTRSRERERPVPPVPEEPGSGRRRERERDRGGEAEGKSRERSRDRERDRERKRRSRSRDRRRDRERGKGGEEGVGGLPDGMMGEGGERGQEEPSGGEPGRGEEGGPEGEERGRDRDRERDRDRDRKRSHRDKDRDRDRERRRDRDRDREHKRDRGDRERGGERREDRHAPLLPPMGDHEGLGNGGEEGEESVPPQSEEGSQDGMGMMMDQDSMQSGEGYGSNENGYRMDMQGDEY